The following proteins are encoded in a genomic region of candidate division TA06 bacterium:
- a CDS encoding ABC transporter ATP-binding protein, with the protein MLNAQNIKTAYGNLQVLHGISFEVGTGEIVALLGSNGAGKTTSLAAVSGLIPLAAGSILFNGRDISQIPAQDRVKMGLVQVPEGRRIFPGLTVQENLEMGAYSAQNLGLKIQAREQVFQLFPKLAERKNQNGGTLSGGEQQMLALGRGLMASPKLLLLDEPSLGLAPIVVDKIFQTILEIRRQGIAMLLVEQNARRSLEIADRGYLLETGNIILAGGGPELLNNPKVQSSYLGA; encoded by the coding sequence ATGCTAAACGCACAAAACATTAAAACGGCATACGGAAACCTTCAGGTTTTGCACGGCATTTCGTTTGAGGTCGGAACCGGCGAGATCGTGGCTCTGCTGGGATCCAACGGGGCCGGCAAGACCACCTCTCTGGCCGCCGTCTCCGGCTTGATTCCTTTGGCCGCCGGCAGCATACTGTTTAACGGCCGGGACATTTCCCAGATCCCAGCCCAGGACCGGGTAAAGATGGGCCTGGTACAGGTGCCTGAGGGCCGAAGGATTTTCCCCGGGCTGACCGTGCAGGAAAATCTGGAGATGGGGGCTTACTCTGCCCAAAACTTAGGATTGAAAATTCAGGCCCGGGAACAGGTGTTCCAGCTTTTTCCCAAACTGGCGGAGCGGAAAAACCAGAACGGCGGCACGCTTTCCGGCGGTGAACAGCAGATGCTGGCTCTGGGGCGCGGCCTGATGGCCAGTCCCAAGCTGCTGCTGTTGGATGAGCCTAGCCTGGGGCTGGCTCCGATTGTGGTGGATAAAATATTTCAGACCATCCTGGAGATCCGCCGCCAGGGCATAGCGATGTTGCTGGTGGAACAGAACGCCCGCCGTTCGCTGGAGATCGCCGACAGGGGATATCTGCTCGAAACCGGGAATATCATACTGGCGGGCGGTGGCCCGGAGTTGTTGAATAACCCCAAGGTGCAGTCCAGCTATTTGGGGGCCTAG
- a CDS encoding IS4 family transposase, giving the protein MKLHPLLDLHGNIPSFVRITAADVHEVNILDELIPEPGSYYVMDRGYIDFERLHRIHRENAYFVIRAKSNLRFHRIYSHPIKQESGLICDQTIVLDSDHSSQGYPDKLRRVKYYERETGQRLTFLTNNFEIPALTIAAIYKCRWQIELFFKWIKQHLRIKAFYGTSSNAIHT; this is encoded by the coding sequence ATCAAACTCCACCCCCTGCTGGACCTGCACGGCAATATCCCAAGCTTTGTGCGCATCACCGCTGCCGATGTTCACGAAGTCAACATCCTCGATGAGCTGATACCAGAGCCCGGTTCTTATTATGTGATGGACCGGGGATACATTGATTTCGAGCGGCTCCATAGGATCCACCGGGAAAATGCATACTTTGTCATCCGGGCCAAGTCAAACCTTAGGTTCCACCGGATATACTCACATCCGATCAAACAGGAGTCCGGTCTGATCTGTGATCAAACCATCGTGTTGGACAGCGATCACTCTTCCCAGGGATATCCCGACAAACTGCGGCGGGTCAAATACTATGAACGTGAAACCGGTCAACGGCTGACGTTCTTAACCAACAATTTTGAAATCCCGGCCTTGACCATTGCTGCCATCTACAAATGCCGCTGGCAAATCGAACTGTTCTTCAAATGGATCAAGCAGCATCTACGGATCAAAGCATTCTATGGCACCAGCAGCAATGCCATACACACCTAG